One window of the Vigna radiata var. radiata cultivar VC1973A chromosome 1, Vradiata_ver6, whole genome shotgun sequence genome contains the following:
- the LOC106768243 gene encoding U-box domain-containing protein 26-like, giving the protein MNESKNTIPLLFRCPISLDLLEDPVTLCTGQTYDRSNIEKWLAAGNLTCPVTMQKLHDPSIVPNHTLRHLIDHWLQLGPLFDPANPETSTIESLAYLKRTLESHESSLETKLQALTKISLLSDEYCSFNKSCFLQLNFLPLLLELVFGTRVSIDHMNFIELALCCIQKLLPLGSLEPLNMIKDGSKLAMFVLLIEKGTNSVKTSLCRVIESASWSSETEDLCYILGNSPKLVEEIVEVVNQNYEVSGDAIKAMSALCSLQSNRESLVRGRAIEGIMRYISSERRELTPLAVRTVEKLMGLESAKVALVNHPNGVRTLVDMVFKVSDQECSESAVEVLLVVCGEFERARETAIESGVLTRLLLLMQSQSSNTTKSKARMLLKLLRSEPKNN; this is encoded by the coding sequence ATGAACGAGTCTAAAAACACCATTCCTCTCCTATTCAGATGCCCCATAAGTTTAGACTTGTTGGAAGATCCTGTAACCTTGTGCACAGGCCAAACCTATGACAGGTCAAACATAGAAAAATGGCTTGCTGCTGGTAACCTCACTTGTCCGGTCACAATGCAAAAGCTTCACGATCCATCCATTGTTCCCAACCACACTCTTCGCCACTTGATCGATCACTGGCTTCAACTGGGTCCCTTATTCGACCCTGCCAACCCTGAAACTTCAACTATTGAATCCTTAGCTTATCTCAAGCGTACCCTTGAATCCCATGAAAGCAGCTTAGAAACCAAGCTCCAAGCACTCACCAAAATCAGTCTCTTATCTGATGAGTATTGCTCCTTTAACAAATCATGCTTCCTCCAATTGAACTTCTTACCACTGCTTCTTGAACTAGTTTTTGGAACTCGAGTATCAATAGATCACATGAACTTCATAGAGCTGGCACTTTGTTGCATTCAGAAATTGCTGCCACTTGGTAGTTTGGAGCCTCTAAATATGATCAAAGATGGGTCTAAATTAGCCATGTTTGTGCTACTAATTGAAAAGGGTACTAACTCAGTAAAGACTAGTTTGTGCCGTGTTATAGAGTCAGCATCTTGGTCATCTGAGACAGAAGATTTGTGCTATATTCTTGGAAATTCTCCCAAACTAGTAGAGGAGATTGTTGAAGTTGTTAACCAAAATTATGAAGTTTCTGGGGATGCAATTAAAGCGATGTCAGCACTGTGTTCGTTGCAATCCAATAGAGAGAGTTTGGTAAGAGGAAGAGCAATAGAAGGTATCATGAGATACATCTCATCAGAAAGAAGAGAGCTGACCCCACTGGCAGTGAGAACAGTTGAGAAACTTATGGGGCTTGAAAGTGCTAAAGTTGCATTGGTTAACCACCCTAATGGTGTTCGGACATTGGTTGATATGGTTTTCAAGGTATCTGATCAAGAATGCAGTGAGAGTGCTGTTGAGGTGCTTTTAGTTGTTTGTGGTGAATTTGAGCGTGCAAGAGAGACAGCCATTGAAAGTGGAGTTTTGACTAGGTTGTTGTTGCTCATGCAGAGTCAGAGTAGTAACACAACAAAATCAAAGGCAAGAATGCTACTCAAATTGCTAAGATCAGAGCCAAAGAACAATTAG
- the LOC106759265 gene encoding uncharacterized protein LOC106759265, with protein MATPTLGHVFPCLLYACAPFCVSSGWVVVISCTSGAGGLLRIMVGAGARDCSGMSSWGAAAGVGVSIEGVGAGVGVLLSGEGTGDGFGAFFLCAGAGAVGASAGVGDTFGVGNNGSGGGEIGAFLGGFGGGILGDGCFGLDAGVIFGTGGFTGAVFGGVVFGTGGFKGAIFGGVVLGTGGFTGEDIGGKGLGSGNFTGADDGDVAFGSGDFTGADVGDVALGSGDLTGTDDFGDETLGSGDLTGADDVGDETLGIGDLLEVGEVATGGFLEGRGVAMTMGGFVAEVGEAAFGNLEGEDVAAGVGLLVEVGEDASCCLAADGADGVVFGNVEG; from the exons ATGGCGACTCCAACACTTGGCCATGTGTTCCCTTGCCTATTGTATGCTTGCGCACCATTCT GCGTCTCTTCTGGCTGGGTTGTGGTAATATCTTGCACAAGTGGTGCTGGGGGACTCCTCCGAATAATGGTTGGTGCTGGAGCCAGAGATT GTTCTGGGATGTCATCTTGGGGTGCTGCTGCTGGGGTTGGTGTTTCAATCGAAGGTGTTGGTGCAGGTGTTGGCGTGTTACTTAGTGGTGAAGGAACAGGTGATGGTTTTGGTGCTTTCTTTTTGTGTGCAGGTGCTGGCGCTGTTGGTGCTTCGGCCGGTGTTGGGGATACTTTTGGGGTAGGCAATAATGGCAGTGGCGGTGGCGAAATAGGGGCTTTTTTGGGTGGTTTTGGTGGAGGGATTTTGGGGGATGGGTGTTTCGGACTTGATGCTGGTGTAATCTTTGGAACAGGTGGTTTTACTGGTGCTGTTTTTGGGGGTGTTGTTTTTGGAACGGGTGGTTTCAAAGGAGCTATCTTTGGAGGTGTTGTTTTGGGAACTGGTGGCTTCACTGGAGAGGATATTGGTGGTAAAGGCTTGGGATCTGGTAATTTCACAGGAGCAGACGATGGAGATGTAGCTTTTGGGAGTGGTGATTTCACAGGAGCAGATGTTGGAGATGTAGCTTTGGGAAGTGGTGATCTCACAGGAACAGATGATTTTGGAGATGAAACCTTAGGAAGTGGTGATTTAACCGGTGCAGATGATGTTGGAGATGAAACCTTGGGAATTGGTGATTTACTAGAAGTGGGAGAGGTTGCTACTGGTGGTTTCCTTGAGGGAAGAGGGGTTGCTATGACAATGGGAGGCTTTGTAGCAGAAGTGGGGGAAGCTGCATTTGGCAATTTGGAGGGTGAAGATGTGGCTGCTGGTGTTGGCTTGCTAGTTGAAGTGGGAGAAGATGCTTCTTGTTGTTTGGCTGCTGATGGTGCAGATGGAGTTGTGTTTGGCAATGTTGAAGGTTGA
- the LOC106759258 gene encoding cation/H(+) antiporter 15-like: MKRKLETKSLAFDINETEPIICYAATMISSDGLWHKENPLYYSLPLFLVQLLLVLVITRLFVYILKPIRQPRVISELMGGLILGPSVLGKNKAFRDAVFPQRGEILLEAMASVGIVYFMFLVGVGMDATSLRRIGRKAVVIALLGMVLPFAIGALFTMYLIKFDDISAKNTANVLFIGSILSVAAFPVLVRILAELKFINSELGRIALSSALVNDLISSLLLILSVNLAQRNKPSITLLSTFLSSIGFIAFNIFVVRPGVLWMVRKTPEGETFSDFYMCIILAGVMLSGLITDIIGTHAVFGAFVFGLTIPNGPLGLSLVERLEDFITLILLPLFFATNGLKTDLGQLDDVREWVTLITLVIFTSLGKIIGTMVAAFYYQISVRDGAVLGLLLNTKGVVEIIVINIGKDKKVLTNESYAALMLITIIMTAIIVPGVSYIYKPIRGVIPYKRRTIQMSQKESEFRVLVCIHTPRNVPTIINLLDATNPSKRSPICIYLLHLTELSGQASALFLVQHHTAKDPDQPVYYNKTEAQSEHIINAFRNYERHACHVSMQPSIVISPYSTMHEDVCNLAQEKRVAFIIVPFHKHQAVDGEMAPTNMSHRTVNLHILSQAPCSVGILVDRGFSACSHLAPDQKSRNVAVLFFGGPDDREALSYAWKMSENPGINLTVMRFVHGEEVMHQHSDLSPDESTVLKVKTDKDSHKKLDERLINWFRTSCEDDGSVVYVEKMVNNGEQTVAAIRSMDDIHDLFIIGRSEGMKSPLIAGLTDWSECPELGAIGDLLASSDFAATASVLIVQQYLGQGTEDVFETNQEEEQTLSP, translated from the exons atgaaaagaaaattggaaACAAAATCATTGGCGTTTGATATAAATGAAACGGAACCTATAATATGCTATGCAGCCACCATGATATCATCAGACGGGCTTTGGCATAAGGAAAACCCTTTGTACTATTCTCTGCCTCTCTTTCTCGTGCAATTACTGTTAGTTCTCGTTATCACCCGTCTATTTGTGTACATACTCAAGCCCATTCGCCAGCCACGCGTTATTTCTGAACTCATG GGAGGCCTAATATTAGGTCCTTCGGTGCTTGGGAAAAACAAAGCATTTAGAGATGCAGTTTTTCCGCAAAGAGGTGAGATCTTGCTTGAAGCAATGGCAAGTGTTGGCATTGTATATTTTATGTTCTTGGTGGGAGTGGGGATGGATGCAACATCGTTAAGACGCATAGGTAGAAAAGCAGTGGTCATAGCACTTCTAGGCATGGTCCTCCCTTTCGCAATTGGAGCTCTCTTCACTATGTATTTGATCAAATTCGACGATATATCAGCAAAAAACACCGCTAACGTCCTATTCATTGGTTCAATTCTTTCTGTGGCAGCGTTTCCCGTTCTTGTGAGAATCCTTGCAGAGCTGAAATTCATCAACTCTGAGTTGGGAAGGATTGCTCTTTCATCTGCACTCGTCAATGATCTGATTTCAAGTCTGCTCTTGATTCTTTCTGTTAATTTGGCACAACGTAATAAGCCTTCTATCACTCTGCTGTCGACTTTCTTGTCAAGTATAGGGTTTAttgcttttaatatttttgtggtGAGACCTGGGGTGTTGTGGATGGTAAGGAAAACCCCTGAGGGAGAAACATTCAGTGATTTCTATATGTGCATAATATTAGCAGGTGTGATGCTCTCAGGTTTGATCACAGATATTATTGGAACCCATGCAGTTTTTGGAGCCTTTGTGTTTGGTTTGACAATCCCAAATGGACCTCTAGGGCTCTCTCTTGTGGAAAGGCTAGAGGACTTTATAACGTTGATTTTGCTCCCTCTATTTTTCGCCACTAATGGCCTAAAAACTGATCTTGGACAGCTCGATGACGTCCGCGAATGGGTTACTTTGATCACTCTTGTTATTTTCACTAGCTTAGGCAAAATCATTGGCACTATGGTCGCTGCATTCTATTATCAAATATCAGTTCGTGATGGAGCAGTCCTTGGTTTGCTCCTGAACACAAAAGGCGTTGTTGAAATTATTGTCATTAACATTGGCAAGGATAAAAAG GTTTTGACCAACGAATCGTATGCAGCCTTGATGCTTATAACCATAATAATGACCGCAATCATTGTACCTGGggtttcatatatatacaaaccAATAAGAGGAGTGATACCTTACAAAAGAAGAACCATTCAAATGTCACAAAAAGAATCAGAGTTCAGAGTCCTAGTTTGTATCCACACTCCTCGAAATGTGCCGACAATTATTAACCTCCTTGACGCCACTAACCCTTCAAAGAGGTCCCCGATATGCATTTACTTGCTTCATTTGACCGAACTCAGTGGCCAGGCATCTGCATTATTCCTTGTTCAACATCATACTGCCAAGGATCCAGACCAACCAGTCTATTATAACAAGACTGAAGCTCAATCCGAACACATAATCAATGCCTTTCGAAACTACGAGCGTCATGCTTGCCACGTCTCAATGCAGCCCTCAATAGTCATCTCCCCTTACTCCACCATGCACGAGGACGTATGCAACTTGGCTCAGGAAAAGCGTGTGGCCTTCATTATCGTCCCTTTCCATAAACATCAAGCGGTTGACGGTGAAATGGCGCCCACCAACATGTCACACCGAACTGTGAACCTCCATATTCTAAGCCAAGCACCTTGCTCCGTTGGGATTCTAGTGGATAGAGGGTTTAGTGCGTGCAGCCATCTGGCTCCAGATCAAAAGTCTCGCAATGTGGCAGTGTTGTTCTTTGGAGGGCCTGATGATAGAGAAGCCCTGAGCTATGCATGGAAGATGTCAGAAAATCCAGGGATAAACCTTACTGTGATGCGTTTTGTTCATGGAGAAGAAGTAATGCATCAACATAGTGACCTCAGCCCTGACGAAAGTACGGTACTAAAAGTGAAAACGGATAAAGACAGTCATAAAAAACTTGATGAGAGGCTTATAAATTGGTTTAGGACAAGCTGTGAGGATGATGGCTCAGTTGTTTATGTCGAGAAAATGGTGAACAATGGAGAGCAGACAGTAGCAGCAATAAGGTCAATGGATGATATTCACGACCTTTTCATAATTGGGAGAAGCGAAGGAATGAAATCACCACTCATAGCAGGACTCACTGATTGGAGTGAGTGTCCTGAGTTAGGGGCAATTGGGGACTTGTTGGCTTCTTCAGATTTTGCAGCCACTGCTTCTGTGTTGATAGTGCAGCAATATCTTGGCCAAGGAACGGAAGATGTTTTCGAAACAAACCAGGAGGAGGAGCAGACACTATCACCATGA
- the LOC106759242 gene encoding uncharacterized protein LOC106759242: MMDNPKSFIKKSLQKEKQIVHPLPLRKPSVTPSNASGLYTLPLLQPSFKFLAINHPNSTNSSHGALSRKEETKSLEPSSNEVRNMTYNYKLQEIPKSDKVREEGFKCSALCMPLPGFGKTKPFKARKRETQMHAVNPVLSLSKPTSLEKFERSCLVSQVRVHENEGDNSISSYFDLPSELFKFSSHNA, from the coding sequence ATGATGGATAATCCCAAAAGCTTTATCAAGAAGAGTTTACAAAAAGAGAAGCAGATTGTTCATCCATTGCCACTGAGAAAACCTTCTGTCACACCTTCAAATGCTTCTGGTTTGTACACTCTACCTTTACTTCAACCTTCCTTCAAATTCTTGGCAATTAATCATCCAAATTCAACCAACTCATCGCATGGAGCTTTGTCAAGGAAGGAAGAAACTAAGAGCCTTGAACCATCATCAAATGAGGTCAGAAACATGACCTACAACTATAAGCTACAAGAAATTCCAAAAAGTGATAAGGTTAGGGAAGAGGGATTCAAATGCAGTGCACTTTGCATGCCTCTTCCAGGGTTTGGAAAAACAAAGCCgtttaaagcaagaaaaagagAAACCCAAATGCATGCAGTGAACCCTGTGCTATCATTATCAAAGCCAACCTCTTTGGAGAAGTTTGAACGTAGTTGCCTGGTTTCACAAGTCAGAGTGCATGAAAACGAAGGAGATAACTCCATAAGTTCCTACTTTGATCTTCCATCCGAATTGTTTAAATTCAGCAGCCATAATGCATAA
- the LOC106759276 gene encoding protein FAR-RED IMPAIRED RESPONSE 1-like has product MDGESVDDFNTGDEGFSDIVPSVNMCFDSMEDAKKFYCDYGKRCGFGVRTRTSKKNNKNEVYYLRLVCSREGRYVSNIRPEVKTLPSQTNQCPAGITFARKDEKWVVRTIVVEHSHELCPQTSNLIRGNRKLNMHAKHTLEVNDDAGVRINKSFLSMVSDAGGYENMEFMEKDARNFIGQHRRSVCKDGDGQTLLRHFSKMRDLNNDFFYELEMDEGNRITSVFWADAKSRAACEEFGDVVSFDTTYLTNKYDMPFAPFVGVNHHGQSILLGWGLLSSEDTTSFVWLFQTWLRCMANKAPDSIVTDQCRAMANAIKEEPKMQRYQTLCKRFYDIAEAVCESQSASNELEKELNSLRKKFGVNTQLQNNIVSEEGQLRYENPLNGTPSNTACGSSDVLVRSPKTVKRKGRPRTNRLKSCVETLSRKRKTTSRKHASTTTHEQNETTTSNLTQSEEVLRYSNETQQVSPLSEMPPLGFMSLLSAVHNNFDNPL; this is encoded by the exons ATGGATGGTGAAAGCGTTGACGATTTTAATACNGGAGATGAGGGTTTTTCAGACATCGTTCCTAGTGTGAACATGTGTTTTGACAGTATGGAGGATGCCAAGAAATTTTATTGTGATTATGGAAAAAGATGTGGTTTTGGTGTTCGAACAAGAACTTcaaagaagaacaacaaaaacGAAGTTTATTACTTGAGATTAGTTTGTTCAAGGGAAGGTAGATATGTTTCTAACATTCGTCCTGAAGTCAAAACTCTACCTAGTCAAACAAATCAATGTCCTGCAGGAATCACATTTGCTAGAAAAGATGAGAAATGGGTTGTTAGGACTATTGTTGTAGAGCACAGTCATGAGCTTTGTCCACAAACCTCCAATCTAATTCGTGGCAATAGAAAATTGAACATGCACGCCAAACACACGTTGGAAGTTAACGATGACGCGGGTGTACGTATAAACAAGAGTTTTCTTAGCATGGTGAGTGACGCTGGTGGATATGAAAATATGGAATTTATGGAGAAAGATGCTAGAAACTTCATCGGTCAACATAGAAGGTCAGTTTGTAAGGACGGAGATGGTCAGACGCTACTACGTCACTTTTCAAAAATGAGAGACCTGAATAACGATTTCTTCTACGAACTAGAAATGGATGAAGGAAATAGAATTACTAGTGTATTTTGGGCGGATGCTAAAAGCCGAGCTGCTTGTGAAGAATTTGGTGATGTGGTTTCTTTCGATACGACTTATctaacaaacaaatatgacaTGCCATTTGCTCCATTTGTGGGAGTAAACCATCATGGACAATCCATCCTACTTGGTTGGGGATTACTTTCATCAGAGGACACTACCTCATTTGTCTGGTTATTCCAGACTTGGTTAAGATGTATGGCCAACAAGGCACCAGACAGTATAGTCACAGACCAGTGTAGAGCAATGGCTAATGCAATTAAAGAA GAACCCAAAATGCAGAGATACCAAACGTTGTGTAAGCGGTTCTATGACATAGCTGAGGCTGTTTGTGAATCTCAATCAGCATCTAATGaattggaaaaagaattgaattctCTTCGTAAAAAGTTTGGAGTCAATACACAATTACAAAATAACATAGTAAGTGAGGAAGGACAACTGAGGTATGAAAATCCACTCAACGGTACTCCATCGAACACCGCATGTGGAAGTAGTGATGTACTTGTTCGCAGTCCAAAAACGGTGAAGCGTAAAGGCCGACCAAGAACTAACAGATTGAAGTCATGTGTAGAAACACTaagcagaaaaaggaaaaccactTCAAGGAAGCATGCCTCAACAACAACGCATGAACAAAAT GAAACAACTACGTCTAATCTGACACAATCCGAAGAGGTACTGCGTTATTCAAACGAAACGCAACAAGTTTCACCACTATCTGAAATGCCTCCACTTGGCTTCATGTCATTGTTATCAGCTgttcataataattttgataaccCACTTTGA
- the LOC106759250 gene encoding uncharacterized protein LOC106759250, with amino-acid sequence MTMGGFVTEVGEAAVGNLEGEDVVAGVGLIVAVGEVAAGGFCEVVGDAATAGGCLATDGAIVVVVGNVDGAFGVVVGNAEGAFGFVAGNVEGAFGFVVGNVEGAFGVVVGNVEGALGVVEGNAEGAFEVVVGHVEGVFGVVVGQVEGVFGVVVGHVFGVVVGHVEGVFGVVVGHVEGVFGVVVCHVDGVLGVVVCHVEGVFGVVVCHVEGVFGVVVGHVEGVXGVVVCHVEGVFGVVVCHVEGVLGVVVGHVEGVFGVVVGHVEGVFGVVVCHVEGVFGVAGCQLEGVPSGAWALIVASGRLRLAKTSTQNTTAIVEDGLEVKIRLLFIGIKRLRRK; translated from the exons ATGACAATGGGTGGTTTCGTGACAGAAGTGGGAGAAGCGGCAGTTGGCAATTTGGAGGGCGAAGATGTGGTTGCTGGTGTTGGCTTGATAGTTGCAGTTGGAGAAGTTGCTGCTGGTGGTTTCTGTGAAGTGGTAGGAGATGCAGCCACAGCAGGTGGTTGTTTGGCTACTGACGGTGCAATTGTAGTTGTTGTTGGCAATGTAGACGGTGCATTTGGAGTTGTGGTTGGCAATGCTGAAGGTGCATTTGGGTTTGTTGCTGGCAATGTAGAAGGTGCATTTGGTTTTGTGGTTGGCAATGTTGAAGGTGCATTCGGTGTTGTTGTAGGCAACGTTGAAGGTGCACTTGGTGTTGTAGAAGGCAATGCAGAGGGTGCATTTGAGGTTGTAGTTGGCCATGTAGAAGGTGTATTTGGGGTTGTAGTTGGCCAAGTAGAAGGTGTGTTTGGGGTTGTAGTAGGCCATGTATTTGGGGTTGTAGTAGGCCATGTTGAAGGTGTGTTTGGGGTTGTAGTTGGCCATGTAGAAGGTGTATTTGGGGTTGTAGTTTGCCACGTAGATGGTGTGCTTGGGGTTGTCGTTTGCCATGTGGAAGGTGTGTTTGGGGTTGTAGTTTGCCATGTAGAAGGGGTATTTGGGGTTGTAGTTGGCCATGTAGAAGGTGTAT NTGGGGTTGTAGTTTGCCATGTAGAAGGGGTATTTGGGGTGGTAGTTTGCCATGTAGAAGGTGTATTAGGGGTTGTAGTAGGCCATGTAGAAGGTGTGTTTGGGGTTGTAGTTGGCCACGTAGAAGGTGTATTTGGGGTTGTAGTTTGCCATGTAGAAGGTGTGTTTGGGGTTGCAGGTTGCCAATTGGAAGGGGTACCTTCTGGTGCTTGGGCATTGATTGTGGCTAGCGGACGGCTGAGGCTAGCTAAAACCAGTACCCAGAACACCACAGCCATTGTTGAAGATGGTTTGGAAGTGAAAATTAGGTTATTATTTATAGGCATTAAAAGGTTGAGACGTAAATGA